The region GACGCTAATGGCTCTAACGTTAAGCCTGTTAATTCAAGACCAGCGCTTTTTACACATCTTCCTAAATTACGAATAGATGCCGCTTGTCCAACCACAATATGAAAGCTTGATTCTACTCTTCCTCCATACATTCCCACCGGCTCTTTAATTTCGGCTTGACCATCAATTTTGAACTCCTGCGGCAATGCGTGTATAATTTCTTCACCAGGTAACATGGCTAAATTCTGCACCTGAGAAGTTAATTGTTCAATATCATAATCCCCGATTACTTCATCTGCATTTTTTCTAATGATGTAATCATGGTGTTGAATACTTCTTATGTGTTGCCCAGCAATTCCAACTACTACATCGTTGATTTTATAGCCCGAATTATTTTCTGCTTCGGCAACTGCTTGTTGAATAGATTGAATTGTTTGAGTAATGTTGTTAACCACTCCACGGTGCACACCTAAACTTTTAGATTTACCAACACCTAGAATTTCTAACTTACCATACTCATTTTTCTTGCCGATCATGGCTACAATTTTTGTTGTACCAATATCTAATCCTACTGCAATACTTTCTTTATTCATATTCCTATTCTTTTACTTAGCACACACAACTTGTTGTGTGAACATTAAATTTATTGATTTGTATTTGTCTAAAAGTGTATCTCTTGAAGCAAATTGATAAAATGCTTTGTAATTTTTGAACTTTTTTTCTATCAAGATTGGTTTTCCAAACAGAATTTCAAAATCATGTTCTCGGGTCAACATTTTCAGACCGCCATCTTTTAAGATTTCAATTGCAATAATATTTTTCTTCAAAAAATCATCTTTATTTATTTCGTTCAATGTACCAACAAAACCCTTTTTAAATTCATCTTTAATGATTCCTTTCACAAGAGGCACTCGCGCAGAATACACATTAGACAATTCAAAAACGCTTCCGTTTTTATCTACATAAAAATTTCGGTTATTGTTAACAATTCGAGCAATTGGGGACTTTTGCTTTACTTTAGTTATTAACATTCCGTCTTCAGAAGTAAAAACTTCTGCATCATCAATAAATGGATGGTTTTCCAACACACTTTCCAAATCTTTCAAATCTACTTGTTCTTTTTCAATTGTAGAAGCATGTTTTAAATTTTGTATTAACAAGTTATTAACCATCTCATGTGTTAAAAACATTTTGTTATCCCCCTGAAATTCAACTTCAATTTTAGTTATTTTTCGCTTTTCATTACGGTTAATTGCGAAGGAGTACAAAAACACCATCACAAAAACCATCAACAAAAGGCGAATATTTTGCCACTTAAACCTTTTCATTTAAAAGCTTTTTTATGTCTTTAACCATCTCTCCTATATCCCCAGCACCTATTGTAACAAACACCTCTGCATCTGAATTTTTGAAATAATCCATCAACTCATTTTTTGTTAACAATTGCTTTTTAGAATTTTCAATTTTACCCAACAACCAAGCTGAATTAACCCCTTCCATTGGCAATTCTCTAGCAGGGTATATTTCTAACAAAACTATTTCATCGAATTGAGACAAACTTTGCGCAAATCCATCGATAAAATCTTTTGTTCTACTAAACAAATGCGGTTGAAAAGCAGCTACAATTTTTTTATTAGGATACAATTCTCTTACCGCTTGATGTACGGCATTAATTTCCGTTGGATGATGTGCATAATCATCAATATAAACTAATTTTTCTTCTCTAATTTGGAATGAAAAACGACGACGAACCCCTTTGAAACTTGCTAAAGCATTACTAATTTTTTCATTTTCAACACCATACGATTTTGCCATTGCTAAAGCTAATAATGCATTGGTTAAATTATGATGACCTGGTAATCCAAACTTTATATTTTCAATTGTTTCCGATGGTGTCTTTACATCAAATACATAAAATCCATTTTCAATTCGGATATTTTGTGCAATATAATCAGCCCCAACAGTAACCGCTACAGTATTCCCTTCTAAAGGCAAGCCTTTCACAACAAACAAATCTTTCGCCGGTACTTTTTCTGCAAATTCTCTAAATGTAGCTTCTATCGCTGCTGCATCGCCATAAATATCAAGATGATCCGCATCCATTGAAGTTATACAAGACAAATTGGGATGTAAATGCAAAAATGAACGATCGAACTCATCGGCTTCAACTACGGTTACCGTTTTACCTGAACCAATTAAGTTAGAATTATAATTCTCTACAATTCCACCTAAAAAAGCAGTAACATCCACACCACTTTGAAACAAAATATGTCCTAAAATACTCGACGTCGTGGTTTTACCGTGGGTTCCTGCAACTGCAAAACAAAACGTATCTTTCGTAATAATCCCTAAAACTTCTGCACGTTTTTTTACCGTAAATCCATTGGATAAAAAGTAATTCCATTCCGTGTGATCTTTAGGTACAGCCGGTGTTACAACAACCAAAGTGTTTTCCGGATTTTTATAGATTTCATCAATCAAAGTACAATCGTCTTGAAAATGGATTTGCATACCATTTTCAATTAATTCATCGGTTAATTGTGTTTCTGTTTTATCATATCCAGCCACATTTTTTCCGATGAATTGAAAATAGCGCGCTAATGCACTCATTCCGATTCCTCCGATTCCGATAAAATAAACGTTCTGTATTTGATTTAAATTCATTTTTCAAATTCAATTATAAGTCCAAAATCAATTTTAAACTTTTGTTATTTACTTTTTTTTATTGAGCCTGCTCTTAAAATTGAACTTGCTCTTGAACTATTATTTAATCAATTTTTTAATTTCTTCAACTATTGTTTTTGTTGCATTAGGCAAGGCCAATTTTTTAATATTTTGACTCAATTCAATTTGTTTGGCTGCATTCGAAATCAAATCTGAAAAAACCGTTTCAAATTGCCCCTCTAAATCACTTTCCTTAATTAACAAGGCGCCATTTTTATCCACAATAGCTTTTGCATTTTTTGTTTGATGATCTTCTGCCACATTAGGTGAAGGAATAAAAATAGTTGGTTTACCTACAATACATAATTCCGACACTGATGACGCTCCCGATCTTGAAATTACAACATCTGCCGCTGCATACACCAAATCCATTCTATCAATAAAAGCTAAAACTTGAACGTTTTCTCTAGAATTGTATTTTTCATAATCATTAAAATACAATTTCCCACATTGCCATATGATTTGAATGTTTTGACTCAAAAGAAAATCCAATTCTTTCTCAATTAATTGATTTATTCTTCTAGCCCCCAAACTTCCTCCTAAAACCAACAACGTTTTTTTAGATGCAACTAGATTAAAATAAGTTAGTGCTTCTGCTTTTTTTGTACCTACTTCAATTAAATCTTGTCGAACAGGATTTCCCGTCAACATCATTTTCTCTTTTGGAAAAAAACGTTCTAAATTTTCATAGGCTACACATATTTTATTTGCTTTTTTAGCCAATAACTTATTTGTAATTCCAGGAAACGAATTTTGCTCTTGAATTACTGTTGGAATCCCTAACATAGAGGCAACTTTTAACACTGCCCCACTGGCAAACCCACCTGTTCCAATAACTACATCTGGTTTAAATCTTTTCACAATTCGAAAAGACTTAAGCAAACTAGATGCCAATTTTACAGGAAATAACGCATTCTGAAAAGTCAATTTTCTTTGCAAACCTGCAATCCAAAGACCCTCAATAGAATACCCTGCTTGTGGTACTTTTTGCATTTCCATTTTATCCTGTGCACCCACAAATAAAAATTCAGCATCAGGGAATTGTGCTTTCAATTCGTTTGCAATGGCAACTGCAGGATAAATATGTCCGCCTGTACCTCCTCCACTTATGATAAATCTTGGTTTTTTCATTATTTTTTATTTAATACGGCATTCATAGGGTTTTGCCCATTCACCAAACTATCGCCTTCTGCATTCATCTCTTCTTTTAAAGATTCCCTAATTGAATACTTCATTTCATTTATTTTCTCTTGATTCGCATTTGCCTCTTCATTAAACTCTTCCTCATTCATCACTGCAACTTCTTTTTCAATTAATCGTTGTAAGGCTTCTTCTCTTTGTTGTTGCTCTTTTAAGTCGGCAGCAATCTCATCATCCTTTTTCGTTACACTTAAAATAATTCCTAAAGACAAGCATGTCATCCATATTGAAGTTCCTCCACTACTGATTAAGGGTAAAGGCTGACCAGTAACTGGTAACAATTCTACAGCAACACCCATATTTATGAAGGCTTGAAAAATAATTGGAAAACCCAGACCAACAATCAGCAATCGACCAAACAAACTTGGCGCTTTATTTGAACGAATTAAAAACCTAAAAAACAAAATCAGATAGATAAAAATTAAACTAAATCCACCTAATAATCCATATTCTTCTACAATAATAGCATAAATAAAATCGGAAGAAGATTGAGGTAAAAAGTTTTTCTGCACACTTTTCCCTGGACCTAAACCGTATATTTTACCGGATGCAATTGCAATTTTTGATTTCTCAATTTGGTAATCGTCTTCATCAGGTTTTTCAGTTGTAAAATTTTCGATACGACTCACCCAAGTATTCACACGACTAAACAATTTATTCGTCGGAAATGCTTTTGCTAATAAAAAGAAAAGCAGCAAGCCTGCTACAGCCATAGCAAAAATATAGCCTAAATATTTTAAAGGATAATGCCCAACAAAAACCAGCATACAAACCATGGCAAAAATAAGCGCCGTAGTTGAAAAGTTTGAAGGCAATATAAATATCAAAACTGCCCCAACAGGAATCCATAATTTAATAAAAGATTCCTGAAAAGTATACTCCGTGTCTTTAATCTTGGCCAGCGTTCTTGCCACATATACCATTAACACTATGAAGGCAAAAGTAGACGTTTGAAAAGACATTCCTATAAACGGAATTTCAATCCATCGACTGGCGTTTGCTCCGCCAATTGTTTTTCCTTGCAATAACGTATAAGCCAATAAACCAACCACTACTGGCAAACCCAATACAGCAAATTTTTTAAATTTTTCATAATGCATTTTATGCACTACCCAAGCAATACAAAGTCCAATTCCTAAATGAACAAAATGTTTAAGCAGATACCCTAAAGTAGAACCTTTACCTATAGTATAGACCAAATTTGTACTGGCACTATATACAGGTAAAAACGAGGCAATAGCCAATAAGAATATCATGGCCCAAATCGTTTTGTCTCCTCTAAGAAATTGTAACTTTTCCATTGTATATGCTCAACTATAATTTTTGAACCGCTAATTTAAACTGACGTCCTCTATCTTCGTAATTTTCAAATAAATCAAAACTTGCACAAGCAGGTGACAATAAAACCGTATCGCCTTTTTCTGCTATTTTATTCGCAATTTTCACTGCTTCTTCCATAGAAGTGGTTTCCACTAAAACTTCAACTACATTTTCAAATTTTTCCACCAATTTTTTGTTATCTACTCCTAAACAAACAATACCTTTTACTTTTTCTCTAACCAAGGGCATTAATTCATCATAATCATTTCCTTTATCCACACCGCCTACAATCCAAACCGTTGGAGTGGTCATACTATCAAGAGCAAAGAAAGTTGCATTCACATTAGTTGCCTTTGAATCGTTTATATATTGCACATTTTGAATTTTCAATACTTTTTCCAATCTATGTTCTGCTCCTTGAAAATTAGTTAAACTTTCTCTTATCGTTTCTTTTCTGATTTTCATTAATTGAGCTATTGTTGTAGCCGCCATAGCGTTTTTAACGTTATGTTTTCCTTCAAGTGCCAATTTATTAATTGCCATAGTAAAATTATCTTGGTTTAGGTTGATATTTATATTGTTATCTTTGTCGATACTTCCTCCAAATTCCAACTCTTTAGCTACAGAGAAAGGAATAATTTGTGCTTTTGTTGAATTATTTTTTAACCAGTGCCCAATTGCTTCATCATCAGCATCCACAATTAAAAAATCGTTTTCTGTCTGGTTCATGGTAATTCTAAATTTTGAAGCGATATACAAACTATAATCATAATTATATCGATCCAAATGATCCGGACTAATGTTAGTGATTACGGCAATATGAGGCTTATAATTTATGATGCCGTCCAATTGAAAACTACTCAATTCAAGCACATACGCTTCATGTTTATTTTCGGCCACTTGCCAAGCAAAACTTTTACCAATATTTCCTGCTAAGCCAACATTCAATCCGCCTTGTTTTAACAAATGGTAAGTTAAAAGCGTAGTCGTCGTTTTACCATTACTTCCTGTAATTCCAATTGTAATTGCATCTGTAAACGGCGCTGCAAATTCAATTTCAGAAATAACCGAAATTCCTTTTTCTCTTAATTGTTTTACAATGGGTGATTTATCTGGAATACCTGGGCTTTTCATGACCACATCCGCATTTAGAATTAAATCTTCAGTATGTTGTTTTTCTTCCCAAGGAATTTGATTGATGGACAACACTTCCTTGTAATTTTCTTTAATTTTTCCAAAGTCAGACACAAAAACATCGTATCCTTTTTTCTTACCGAGAATAGCAGTACCTACGCCGCTTTCTCCTCCTCCTAAAACTACTAATCGCATATTATCTTAGTTTTAATGAAACAAGTGAGAAAATAGCCAATAGAATTGCAACAATCCAAAAACGGGTTACTATCTTACTCTCATGATAGCCTTTCTTTTGGTAATGATGGTGTAAAGGAGACATCAAGAAAATACGTCTTCCTTCTCCGAATTTCTTTTTAGTATATTTAAAATAGCTGACTTGTAAAACCACTGATAAATTCTCTGCTAGGAAAATTCCACACAAAACAGGAATCATTAATTCTTTTCGCACGGCTATAGCAATTACTGCGATGATTCCACCAATTGTTAAACTCCCCGTATCCCCCATAAATACGGTAGCCGGATACGTATTATACCACAAGAAACCAATTAAAGCACCTACGAATGCAGAAATATAAACGGTCATTTCCCCCGAATTTGGAATATACATGATATTCAAATAATTAGAGAAAATAATATTCCCAGAAATGAAAGCAAAAATTCCTAATGTCAATACTGAAATCGCAGAAGTACCAGCGGCTAAACCATCAATTCCATCCGTTAAATTCGCTCCATTAGAAACAGCAGTAATGATAAAAATCACCATTGGAATAAAAATCAACCACGCATAATTTTCATAACCATCTCCCATGAAAGATAAAATTTCGGCATAATCAAACGTATTATCTTTTAAAAACGGGATTGTTGTTTCGGTTGATTTAATTTCGGGTGAAGTAGATTTGATAACACTATGAATACCTTGTTTAGTCACCGTAACATCCTCTTTAATGGTAACACTTGGATGAAAATACAGTACTGTTCCAACAATTAAACCCAAACCAACTTGGCCTATT is a window of Flavobacterium indicum GPTSA100-9 = DSM 17447 DNA encoding:
- the murG gene encoding undecaprenyldiphospho-muramoylpentapeptide beta-N-acetylglucosaminyltransferase; protein product: MKKPRFIISGGGTGGHIYPAVAIANELKAQFPDAEFLFVGAQDKMEMQKVPQAGYSIEGLWIAGLQRKLTFQNALFPVKLASSLLKSFRIVKRFKPDVVIGTGGFASGAVLKVASMLGIPTVIQEQNSFPGITNKLLAKKANKICVAYENLERFFPKEKMMLTGNPVRQDLIEVGTKKAEALTYFNLVASKKTLLVLGGSLGARRINQLIEKELDFLLSQNIQIIWQCGKLYFNDYEKYNSRENVQVLAFIDRMDLVYAAADVVISRSGASSVSELCIVGKPTIFIPSPNVAEDHQTKNAKAIVDKNGALLIKESDLEGQFETVFSDLISNAAKQIELSQNIKKLALPNATKTIVEEIKKLIK
- the murD gene encoding UDP-N-acetylmuramoyl-L-alanine--D-glutamate ligase, giving the protein MRLVVLGGGESGVGTAILGKKKGYDVFVSDFGKIKENYKEVLSINQIPWEEKQHTEDLILNADVVMKSPGIPDKSPIVKQLREKGISVISEIEFAAPFTDAITIGITGSNGKTTTTLLTYHLLKQGGLNVGLAGNIGKSFAWQVAENKHEAYVLELSSFQLDGIINYKPHIAVITNISPDHLDRYNYDYSLYIASKFRITMNQTENDFLIVDADDEAIGHWLKNNSTKAQIIPFSVAKELEFGGSIDKDNNININLNQDNFTMAINKLALEGKHNVKNAMAATTIAQLMKIRKETIRESLTNFQGAEHRLEKVLKIQNVQYINDSKATNVNATFFALDSMTTPTVWIVGGVDKGNDYDELMPLVREKVKGIVCLGVDNKKLVEKFENVVEVLVETTSMEEAVKIANKIAEKGDTVLLSPACASFDLFENYEDRGRQFKLAVQKL
- the mraY gene encoding phospho-N-acetylmuramoyl-pentapeptide-transferase, translating into MLYYIFKYLDQTFDFPGAGVFQYITFRSGLAIILSLLISTIYGKKIINFLRKQQVGETVRELGLEGQVQKAGTPTMGGIIIILSTLIPVLLLAKLDNIYIILLLITTVWMGLIGFLDDYIKVFKKDKEGLKGIFKVIGQVGLGLIVGTVLYFHPSVTIKEDVTVTKQGIHSVIKSTSPEIKSTETTIPFLKDNTFDYAEILSFMGDGYENYAWLIFIPMVIFIITAVSNGANLTDGIDGLAAGTSAISVLTLGIFAFISGNIIFSNYLNIMYIPNSGEMTVYISAFVGALIGFLWYNTYPATVFMGDTGSLTIGGIIAVIAIAVRKELMIPVLCGIFLAENLSVVLQVSYFKYTKKKFGEGRRIFLMSPLHHHYQKKGYHESKIVTRFWIVAILLAIFSLVSLKLR
- a CDS encoding cell division protein FtsQ/DivIB, encoding MKRFKWQNIRLLLMVFVMVFLYSFAINRNEKRKITKIEVEFQGDNKMFLTHEMVNNLLIQNLKHASTIEKEQVDLKDLESVLENHPFIDDAEVFTSEDGMLITKVKQKSPIARIVNNNRNFYVDKNGSVFELSNVYSARVPLVKGIIKDEFKKGFVGTLNEINKDDFLKKNIIAIEILKDGGLKMLTREHDFEILFGKPILIEKKFKNYKAFYQFASRDTLLDKYKSINLMFTQQVVCAK
- the murC gene encoding UDP-N-acetylmuramate--L-alanine ligase — protein: MNLNQIQNVYFIGIGGIGMSALARYFQFIGKNVAGYDKTETQLTDELIENGMQIHFQDDCTLIDEIYKNPENTLVVVTPAVPKDHTEWNYFLSNGFTVKKRAEVLGIITKDTFCFAVAGTHGKTTTSSILGHILFQSGVDVTAFLGGIVENYNSNLIGSGKTVTVVEADEFDRSFLHLHPNLSCITSMDADHLDIYGDAAAIEATFREFAEKVPAKDLFVVKGLPLEGNTVAVTVGADYIAQNIRIENGFYVFDVKTPSETIENIKFGLPGHHNLTNALLALAMAKSYGVENEKISNALASFKGVRRRFSFQIREEKLVYIDDYAHHPTEINAVHQAVRELYPNKKIVAAFQPHLFSRTKDFIDGFAQSLSQFDEIVLLEIYPARELPMEGVNSAWLLGKIENSKKQLLTKNELMDYFKNSDAEVFVTIGAGDIGEMVKDIKKLLNEKV
- a CDS encoding FtsW/RodA/SpoVE family cell cycle protein, encoding MEKLQFLRGDKTIWAMIFLLAIASFLPVYSASTNLVYTIGKGSTLGYLLKHFVHLGIGLCIAWVVHKMHYEKFKKFAVLGLPVVVGLLAYTLLQGKTIGGANASRWIEIPFIGMSFQTSTFAFIVLMVYVARTLAKIKDTEYTFQESFIKLWIPVGAVLIFILPSNFSTTALIFAMVCMLVFVGHYPLKYLGYIFAMAVAGLLLFFLLAKAFPTNKLFSRVNTWVSRIENFTTEKPDEDDYQIEKSKIAIASGKIYGLGPGKSVQKNFLPQSSSDFIYAIIVEEYGLLGGFSLIFIYLILFFRFLIRSNKAPSLFGRLLIVGLGFPIIFQAFINMGVAVELLPVTGQPLPLISSGGTSIWMTCLSLGIILSVTKKDDEIAADLKEQQQREEALQRLIEKEVAVMNEEEFNEEANANQEKINEMKYSIRESLKEEMNAEGDSLVNGQNPMNAVLNKK